A single window of Watersipora subatra chromosome 9, tzWatSuba1.1, whole genome shotgun sequence DNA harbors:
- the LOC137405001 gene encoding protein FAM200C-like, whose product MSKTKRRTYDDSYLNYGFTCMIKSGIEVPQCVLCMKVLANDSMKPHQLKQHLRNKLVEHMDKSKPFFEAKERKLKQAKLDSTGSFHIQAQAITEASYALSYRIARDKKPHIIGATLVKPCLLECTKIILGDTVAQKIADLSLSDSAVKSRIDDMSADIKRQVIEKIKPSLMFAIQLDESTDVASISQLMVFAHYVHRETTEEEFMFCSPLTETTAAADVMNLISDFFSKEYLDWGKLIGVCTDGAPAMLGCRAGFAQLVKENDPLVVSTHWFIHRQVLAAKTIPKGLQEHLSSVIKVVNFIKGSALQIHLFHKLCEDMDAVHSSLLLHTEVRWLSRGNKLLRFFNLRAEVNEFLKTHNKPKLLASMQVEGFHQCLAYLVDICGSINEVNTKMQGRDRNALNVTDSINAFKDKLKRWVERLATGNVRVSFPVLHSLVDKKAPSASLLTDIKHHLNNLIAEFERYFSKLFPRTEQLMSLTRDPSKCIVHKIPEQLQEFLELTNNSALKDDFKELSIEHF is encoded by the coding sequence atgtcaaagacaaaaagacgAACATATGATGATTCTTACCTTAACTATGGATTCACTTGTATGATTAAAAGCGGCATCGAAGTACCACAATGTGTTttgtgcatgaaagtgctcgctAACGACTCCATGAAACCACATCAACTTAAGCAACACTTAAGAAATAAACTTGTAGAACACATGGATAAATCAAAACCGTTCTTTGAAGCTAAAGAGAGAAAACTCAAGCAGGCAAAACTGGATTCCACTGGCAGCTTTCATATCCAGGCACAGGCCATTACCGAGGCATCCTATGCTCTGTCTTACCGCATCGCCAGAGATAAGAAGCCACACATCATTGGTGCAACATTAGTTAAACCTTGCCTGCTGGAGTGTACTAAGATTATTCTCGGAGACACAGTCGCTCAAAAGATAGCTGATTTATCCCTCTCAGACAGCGCAGTGAAATCGAGGATCGATGATATGTCTGCGGACATAAAGAGGCAAGTAATTGAAAAGATCAAGCCATCTCTCATGTTCGCcattcaacttgatgagtcCACTGATGTTGCTAGCATTTCACAGCTGATGGTGTTTGCACACTATGTACACAGAGAGACAACTGAGGAAGAATTTATGTTCTGCAGTCCTCTAACAGAGACCACCGCAGCTGCTGATGTTATGAACCTGATTTCCGACTTCTTCAGCAAAGAATATCTGGACTGGGGCAAACTAATAGGAGTTTGCACTGATGGTGCTCCAGCCATGCTTGGCTGTCGTGCTGGATTTGCACAGTTGGTAAAAGAAAATGATCCTTTAGTGGTGAGTACCCATTGGTTCATTCACAGACAAGTGCTGGCAGCAAAAACTATTCCCAAAGGATTGCAGGAACACCTTTCTTCAGTGATTaaagtagtaaactttatcaaGGGCTCTGCCTTGCAAATACATCTCTTCCACAAGTTATGCGAAGATATGGATGCTGTGCACTCATCACTATTGTTACACACCGAAGTTCGATGGTTATCAAGGGGTAACAAGCTTCTGCGTTTCTTCAATCTACGAGCAGAGGTCAATGAGTTCttgaaaactcataacaaaccCAAATTACTGGCTTCAATGCAGGTGGAAGGCTTCCACCAGTGTCTTGCTTACCTGGTTGACATATGTGGTTCAATCAATGAAGTGAACACAAAGATGCAAGGTAGAGACAGAAATGCGTTGAATGTAACTGATAGTATCAATGCATTCAAGGACAAGCTCAAACGCTGGGTGGAAAGACTGGCTACTGGGAATGTAAGAGTTTCATTTCCAGTTCTGCATTCATTAGTTGACAAGAAAGCTCCTTCCGCTTCTTTGCTAACCGACATAAAGCATCACTTGAACAACttgatagcagagtttgagagatatttttcaaagttatttCCAAGGACAGAGCAATTGATGAGCCTGACCCGAGACCCTTCTAAGTGCATTGTCCACAAGATTCCGGAACAGCTTCAGGA